ctgtcgtctgcttggcgtatCTGCTCTAATTCCCTTTCATATGGCACAGCTTGCCTGCTTCGGCCAGGCTGTTATTATctattgcctttttttttcctcttcattACTGTCTTAATTCTTACGTCACACTGGTTTGGCGTTTTTGTTGTGTTTAGAATCCTGTTTAATTCGTGGGATGTTGACTCAAacatttgctttttgtttttgaaCTTTTTGTATGGACCTATCTGTGTACTATAACGACTGTATAAGTCCATCAATAACATtgtctctccgtctgtccattTTGacgctgaaagaaaaaaaaagcaaatgtTACATTTTCACTGCACCTCTATACTTCATAATGAAGTTGTATAAAGCCGTAATCAAGTTAAAACACCCTTGTAGGGGTTCAACTCCCTCTTTCCCTTAAACCGTatctttggtagtgcatttggcaGGAGAAAACAAGGGGAAAATACTCCTCCCTATTTAAAGTCCTTATAGAACCcatcctgaaatatttttctggctatgtGCTTCTCTGCTCTGATGTTGGCTATACTCTGTAGCAACCTTGCAGATTATGTGCCAGACACTTAATGCTTTCCTATAAATAGCCACAGTATGTGTATTTAGCATGTCACATTTATGTGAGGAAATGTTTCTCTACAGAGCACAACCTCACTTTGTACAATATACATTACCTGTGCTGTTGGTTGACTCTCCACGTGTACTTGCAACCGCACTGCTGCTTTGACTTTCTGTGTTGAGATGAAATTAAAATGGTATTATACATACCTGTGTTGAGCAAACTTTTACTCAGCTTTAATACAGGGTACTTTTAGTTGAGTGCAAAGTGTTTATGCAACCAGGTACATGGTTTCTTGCTGTCCTCACAACCACTTTGCTCCTGATTTCTCCACATGAGTTCATGACTTACCATCGTTTTCGTCTGCATCCTGGCTGGGAGGATTCTCTGGGAAGCCCTGTGATGACCCCGCACTGTCAAAACGAAAGAAGGGTATCGTGAGAACAATCTTTAAGATATTGTATGTGTCATGGACGGCCAATTGTGCATCacagtcaatttacaaaaagcaATCACATGGAGGTGTACACCTATTTCCATTTAGCTCGTTTACGGGCCGTATAATGGGGTAGAGCACTTTTATTGTAAGCAACACAACATAAATCGGCTTGCAAACTACAAATCTGAACGCCGGACACCCCGCCCATCATCAAAGAGACACGCGTTATCACCAACAGTTTTTACAAAGCTATTATAGCAACTTTTTGCCAATTAACTTTGTTACGACGTGGATCATTGCGTGTTCACAACACTTACCCGACAGGTTTCCGCTGCAGAGACCTTCCAGGAGCGTCAAAACATCGCTACTGACAGCGATTTCAGTCATCGCCCATAAATAGTGCGATAGCAGACGATGTTGTTTggcagacgacggaaccggaAAAGGAGCGACCATcgtgcccctagcgtgatccaagtgcctaaaaccgctagatttcTAGCAAttatgttcgggtggcaacggtcacgtgatccagctcggtcgccgacctagcaatttccgagcgctcggccgttttgctacgaaatgaccacccgaattggCCATtcagtcatggtgatgacgatgggcgagcttgaactcctACCTAACATCGGGGAGTGCGCCATACTTTCTTGGTAAAATAATTTTTCTTACATCCAGAGACAtttcataaagattttcttcgcagttgaagtcgattgaACGTCATAAATATAGTTGTTGCGAATCAACacaacatgacccgcatttttacatgtaactcgttgtctacttagccgaggaacttccggtggcgcacgacggcgtatttatgcgtgcgaaagctgcAAAAAAGTCCTgaaagccatactcagtgtaaaaaaataaacagagcgcgaaaacatgggcttccatgcattagaatagggcggtcatgacagtgcatggtagtcaCAGGGGGGCCAGAAagccgccatttttgtaactaccccCAAGCGGTCGCTTTCCGCAAAATCGCCATCTTGTCGTGTTCAACGTCACGGAACTATCGCCCAATCACATCTCGGCTTGGCTTGTTTTCTTTATTATGTTTTGTTTCTCCGTCTCAGCTGATCCGTGTCATCTGCTTCGCCGCTTTCGACGTCCGCTTTGACTTCGCGTGTTTGGCTATTGAATTGCGTTTGCTTGCCACACATGCCACTTCTGTGACAGGCCATGGTAGTGTGTTGTTATTCCGGTTGCGCTAATCGTTCAGAGTTTGCAAGTAAAGAATCTGGCATAACGTACCACCAGTAAGTATATATCCCTGTGCTCTCGGTTTCGATTCGTCTCATTATGTTGCCTTTGTTTGTTCTCGGCGGTACGTTTTAGCTTTCCCCGAGACGAGTCCTTACGATTGCAATGGGTGAATGCGATCGGGAGACCGGATTGGGTGCCAACGAAGTACAGCCGAGTGTGCTCAAAACACTTCAGGAACGAGGACTTCGACAGAACGTCGCTAACACGCGTGCGCCTGCGGGAGGGTTCCGTTCCTGTCGCACATCCGTCGGTTCAAGTTCACCAGGTACGTTTCGCCATAATTATGGTCGATAATCAATTGCATATAGCCACACTATGGGTCCAGAGCTTGGGTACAAAGGGAATTAATGCAAGGGACATGTTAGCGGTCAAATTTGCAAAGTATTTGCTCGAGGTCAGGCCCTTTGACCACAAAATACGTTCACCAGTTCTTTTGTGTCTTTGGTGTTTAAAAGTCTGGTAAATACAACTCGTTCGTTGTCACGTCAGGAGGAGCATGACTTGCCAGCCAGACGGGAACCTAGCGGGCAAGAACCAATAGGCGTGTGCACGCCTGAACCCGGCACGAGCAACGTGAGCCTGCCTGAGCCTGACACACAGGAGGAGATTGAAGTGAGCATGGCGTCTGGATCTGACACTCAAGAGCCAATGGATGTGGGCCTGCTCGAACCAAAGACACCAGAGCGAATCCATGTGAGCACATATTTGAAAGCCTTTCAAATGTGATGCCGAACAATAGTATGCCGTTACAGGTAGACAGAACTACAAGCACACCTCTTGTGTCTGCTGTGGTAGGTATCATTTTTTTAGCATTTTAACCGCACAGTTTGTTTCACGAGTAAATCTTTATGGGTTTGTGCTGCCTtcatgtttttatttgttttatacGATATATAAATTTCTCAGTCTTGCTTACTTAGTGGAGTGAAAGATGAACTGTATCGCATGCTAGTCCTTGAGTTGGTTAGCAAGCTTCCTATTCATTGTCATCCCCAGTTGACCATTAGGTCTTACTCAGAATTGAGCCACTTGCTCTGTGGCAGtgccccaagaacacactgtcatcccaggactatcctaaggttgtcagatggggacaggtatggcatccctaggatgtcaaaatctgatcctcaaaaTGTCATAAAACTGCCACTTTGGCATATGAGATGACGTCCCCGAGGCTGTCCCTCGCCCATCCTCAGGGACCAATTTAGGACAGTTTAAGTACACATGAAGGACAATGCTTTCCGTCAATTCTCTGCTTTGATTTGTTGTATGTATTTTGTGTTTTCTGGCACGCACGTCCGCCAAGTGCTTACACAAGTTGCACCAAATTGCAATGACACCAAAGTTATGGGAGCGTTTTTGTTGTTCCTGTTCACAACAGAATCTTCTGAAGGACACTAAGTCTGAGAAATCCTCATAAGGGTGGGACAAGCCTTAAGCTTGCCCACTCAGAAACCCAttccgaaaggtactagaattctcttccgaagtCGAAACAGATACCATTTATTAATATAATGCGTCCCTCCGTAAATACGGGAGTCCTGCTAGCCTGGTACGCAAAATTAAGGGTGAGCTCTCAATgcttctttcgattacgcaaagaaaaaatactcaaaGCGAGGAATCGATTGAAGTATTAGGTTTGCCTCAttccaaagtctatgtttcttactcacgttggtttgagacattcaggtaggaactttgaaagtcaaaagtaGTGCGACAGCATCGCGCGTTTCTGTTCTTTCCACGAGAAATCCTtcatgtatcatagacagtcattctttttggcggcagggAATTTTACGCTGGGCCATCCTTTATTTAAGAAAAATCTCAgtcaggtcccaggatcggcccaaaaacaaaacaaatgtgtttagggGGTCTGAGCACGTAAACTAAACAAAATACTATTTCTCGTCCCCCTAGCTACCcgcagggacgggcacaggacgtacctgaatgactctttacggacagtccgcgagtgttatcctcaggacgttatGGGCATagacctcgaaggacgaggacacgatgacactgtggggacatcctgaggaccatgtgtgttcttggggtggTTGCCCAAACACTGGCCTCCCTTTCTCTTCTCCAAGTGTGTCATGGTTCGGTTTTTCAGGCTGTACAGAAGTTAGACCCAAGGTGTTATGCTCTTACTCATAATCGTGTGTAGGGAATCAACAGCTCAGGCTTCACTACTAAGCCACTTACCACAACTTCAATGTGAAGCCTCAGCAGCACAAACAAATGAACCACAGATGCATTGTGCCTGTCATGCACTTACACATTCGGTGCCTGGCTTGCATGTCACATGTATATAGTGTGCGACATTAAAAACTGATCAGAGCTCTTCATGAAGAGAGCAATAATCCTAAACCAGAGAGTATCTATGTTGCACATGAGTTACAACCAGGTGCTACTTTTGATGTGACACCTGTTTGTAACCCAAGTACCACAAAGGTAGCCTCCGGTGTCCGTTTATCAGTCTCACTGTGATGCACTTAATGATGCACCCTGTATACCAGCGCCCTGCAATATATCTATGGCATGACAATCACACAGAAGAGCAAAAATCATGAGAACACAGTAGGATTTAGTTCGGGCTAACTATATTTGAAAAGCATTTCCAACGACCATAAAACCACATAAAACCCACTTCCTCACAGGTACCCCAAACAGATCTTGTACAGATTTAAACATGCCCTATGCATGAAAAAAACACTGTTCACTTTAATGCCcatcaatcgcattttccattAAAATTTCGCACACTGGGTCACTGCTTCGAAGACTACTCCCGCACGGTGTAAACCGAGGTTGTCCGCTACCCCCTCATATCTTGGCTTTAACATGgtgttcaatggaccaatcccagcatgcgcCTGGCATTTGTCCATACTGGATCCCAGCCGCGAataatcctggatccgcccatgCTTTCCACGATACAGCACCAAACTCCATCTACAAGTGCTGCAGGACTTTTGAATCTTTATTTGgaagtttttgttttgttctgatTATCAAGGGGCCCTGAATAAAACAGTGTTTTAATGATAATGGTTCTTGCGTGCACTCTCCTTCCAGTCCAGCCCCACACCAGCCAAGGCTTCCAGCAGTATCAGTTCCGACACACCAGGGCGATTTGAACAGTCGCGCACGGTAAGCCTTCGGAAGTATTGACACTAGGGGCTTCTCTCATTCTCTCTCCACTGCAAATCAAATGTAGCCTTCCTCTTTGCCTCTGAGTATTGGGACTTTACACCGTGGTTGTGTACTTAATTTAATTTCTTTTCAGGGCTCTTCTGTTTGTCTGTTCACAAGCTTGACTCCGAACACTAGCAGGCCTGACCCCATGGTAAGGATTGTGCTCTCAGTGGAAAGACTAGGATGTACATAACTAACGCACAGGGGTTATGATCATACTGAACATCCTGTGTATTACATTTGTACTCCTATTTCCACGTCTTTCCAGGACACAACCCCCAGTGGCTCAACTCAAAGCACCAGCAGATGTGAACCTTTGGTAAGAATTATACTCGACGTGGAAAAGAATTGCATGTTCATAACTAATACGTTAAGATTCCACTGTAGGTGCTGACTGCACCATTCAAGTATATGTTCCAGGAGCAGGCTTTCAAATACCTTATTTCATACAGTACAGGTGCATAAGGGAAAACCAATTAGACTTGAGCATACAATTTAAACATATTATTGCCCCTTTCACGTCTACATTTCAGTACAGTGCAGTGCCGTTAGTTGCAGCCTGTTGTATAGTTACTGGCCCGAGGAAACATTTCTCAAATTATCTGTTGCCAGCATTTATTGGTGTTAGCAATGAGTATGAGGGTAGTCTGAGTGAACTAAGAGGGACAGTCTTTCTGACAAAACTGATCTGTCTCTGCTGCAGCGATGCTGGCAACACTTGTAGCCTAATAGTTATAGTTACAAAGATCAGAGAGTGCTCTATATCATGGAGGGAATTCCCAGCTTGGTATGCATGCTGCTGATTATTACTAACCCCAATACTTGTCACAATGAATTGTACTGTTTGAATCAATAAAGATGGATTTGATCAAGCGCAATGGCGTGGAGAAACTTCTGTGATCTGCATGGCTGACTTTTTGTCATCTACTGTGACCACTGCAATGTGGATCTCTCCTCTAGTGAGTATATGCACAGTGTGTCAAAAAAGGAGCAGTGTTGTGCTACTGTGTCTCGTGATACTAGGTCCTAATTCACAAAGATATAAGGGTGCGATTGCTTCCATTCAGTGCTAGGTAAATACGTCAAGAGTGCTCATAGTAAACAGTTAAATTCGAGACATCCAAGGTCTGTTTATCTGTACGAGTGATACGCTGAGAGCTGTCAGCTCACTACTGGCAGGCTAACTGCCGCatcagatgttttttttttaattttagtAAACATAATGTTAGGACAGTAACTGTAGACCTTCATACTTTCTTCGAATAGCCACCATATGAGTAGGTCCTGTACCAGACAGGCAATCATGCTGTGTTGTAAAGGAACTCTGAGCAAGCAGCTCCTACATGTATCTGACCAGAAGCACAACCTGTGCATGACTGCATGGCCTTGCATGTGGCTGCCACGTACTATCTAAATTGTTCACAGCTGAGTATTAATGAGGTTATTGGTACCTGTTGTCTCAGGCGACATCCTCTGAAGACACGCCAGTAAAGGCCTTCCTCAAAAAGGAAGTCAAACGTATAGGCAACCTGCATACCCTCAGCAAAAAACGAATCAAGGCCTTGCAGCAGGCACAAAGACGCATCAAGCAGAAAGTTGCAAAGCTACAGCATGTGATATCCCATCTCACATCTCAGAACATTTTACTTCAAGAACACGCAAGCTGCCTCGAAAACATTGCCGGTGCAAACAAGGACTTGCTGATGAGGCAGTCAGCAAAAAGTGAGGGGACAAGCTTGCCTCATAAGTACAGCCCAGAGTTACGAGCGTTTGCACTTACCTTACATTTCTATTCGCCACGTGCATATAACTATGTAAGGCAGGTCTTTGACACGTGTCTACCCCACCCACGTACGATACGGAAGTGGTACCAGTCAGTCGAAGGTGAGCCAGGGTACTCAAAAGAAGCGCTGTTAGCCCTGCAGATGCGTGTTACGGACAACAACCAGAAAGCACTGTCAACTGTATGCAGTCTTATGGTTGATGA
This portion of the Ornithodoros turicata isolate Travis chromosome 3, ASM3712646v1, whole genome shotgun sequence genome encodes:
- the LOC135386921 gene encoding THAP domain-containing protein 1-like isoform X2, with translation MVVCCYSGCANRSEFASKESGITYHHFPRDESLRLQWVNAIGRPDWVPTKYSRVCSKHFRNEDFDRTSLTRVRLREGSVPVAHPSVQVHQEEHDLPARREPSGQEPIGVCTPEPGTSNVSLPEPDTQEEIEVSMASGSDTQEPMDVGLLEPKTPERIHTELQAHLLCLLCPAPHQPRLPAVSVPTHQGDLNSRAR
- the LOC135386921 gene encoding THAP domain-containing protein 1-like isoform X1, producing the protein MVVCCYSGCANRSEFASKESGITYHHFPRDESLRLQWVNAIGRPDWVPTKYSRVCSKHFRNEDFDRTSLTRVRLREGSVPVAHPSVQVHQEEHDLPARREPSGQEPIGVCTPEPGTSNVSLPEPDTQEEIEVSMASGSDTQEPMDVGLLEPKTPERIHVDRTTSTPLVSAVSSPTPAKASSSISSDTPGRFEQSRTGSSVCLFTSLTPNTSRPDPMVRIVLSVERLGCT